tattccgaagtgattttttccaaatagacgtaattatttttcatcatttttcaagaacttgtgcgaaagtatgaatgcgaggtgtatttcaacaagaatattgatgtctttaataaattttcagatttcaatcggcaccaagcgctctacttcgccaaCATTTCATGAtattcaaaatactttttcaatggcaggtttcaacgattatgattacgccttcgtattaaattaatcgaCCCCTGGTTTCGGTATATAGACATCATCGGCGACATCAACGACCCCAACACACTCAACGTACCATGGCTCCAAACAACAAACACTGATTTTGGGTGTTGTTTACGCTAACAGTATCCGTCTCATGGTTAAACTCATCTGGGACATGATGATCAACCATTTCTCCCACATCGCTTGGCTCCACTCTGGACGAACACTTTCTTGTATGCAAGCTCGAAGTTATGGTATCTCTCCTCAATCCTTCCCCCGTCTTCTATCCACATGGTAAAACTAACAAAAACGATGGGAATCTTCATTTGGCGCGGAACCCCTGCACGCATCCCAATGACACAGTTAGCACGGTCGAAAGGCAAGGGTGGCCTTAAATTGCAACTCTTCACGATCAAATGCAAATCGCAGCTATTTAATCGACACCTCCAGGAAATCAATAGCATGCCACACTATCGTTCTTTTCTGCAACCAACAAACAACGGCCCGGTCCGCTGTTCAGCAGACCTTCTCGATGTGAGAGCAGTCAGACAACTGCAAAACGAAATCCCCGAGAATGAGTCGTGTCTTGACTGCATTGATACAGTGGAAATTATTCCTCACAAATTTTATGAATGCCCTCGTGGTGTTCAAGTATGGTCATAGTTGCAATGTAGAATCGCATCAATCACTCCTGGAAGACGACAGTTCGCATTCACCGACTTGTTAAGGCCAACCCTAGGTGGAATAGTACCTACGCTGAGAACGAAAATATTAAAGCTATTCATCGCTAACAACATTGACAACGTCAATGAAAGAATTGATGTACCAGCACTAGAATTCCATTTGTCATGTGAAGATTGCATTATTGCCCTGTAATTACCTTTTAGCTTTCTCGACCAATAAATgctttaataataaaaaaatagaggGTTTTGTGCCACATTGGGCCGGATGTATGAGaaggccgtggccccgggcccccacaaatcttgtgtaccaaaaccaacctgttttgtacattttggggccccacaagctgtcggcccgggcccccttccggctaaatccggcatTGCTAATGAATACCGCTAACAGAGTCTTGTCGATGATCCAACTAGGCGATGTCGCCCTCTCACTTGCCGTCCATGTTATGGACCGAAATGGCTGATAAAAATTCTTATATCTATAACATAAGTCCGCTATAAGCTAAAGAAAATTTTGAACCCCTTATtacaaaatatattatttattcatcAACGCTGAGCGTGTTGCATATCTTGTCTGTCTGTTTATCTCTAATTCATTCAAACACCTTGCATTTACAGCCCTTCACATCGGTACTGTTCGTTCCGAGTGAAGACACGGTCAAAAACGAATACCTTTcagaagaagacgaagaagaggACAAAAAACCCGCCACCAATTCCCCCAGGAAGAAGATGCGTGCCAAATATGGCAGCAAAAAGCCCCCGCAGAAGCCCATCCAACACAGCTGCGACCAATGTGCGGAAGTGTTTCAAGATCGTCTGCTGATGGTGGCGCACAAGCGAGGCCACGAAGGTCTGGCGCCTTTCTTCTGCGAACCCTGCGAGCGTGAGTTCGCCACGCTGTTGGACATGAAAATTCATCTGGCCGAACAGCACACCGAACGGAAGGCCTGGAAGTGCGACCAGCCGGGCTGCGAGGAACACTTCGCCAGTCACCAAGCCCTGAGGCAGCACAAGCTCAAAACGCACGATCCCAACTACACGAAACCGAAGCCCCGGGTGAGCATCTGCGAAGCGTGTGGCGATACGTTCGATAGCAGTCAGAAACTGAGACGGCACAGGTTCGCCGTCCACGAGCCGGAGGAGAAGCCTTACGCGTGTGAGATCTGCTTCCTAAGGTTTTCGCTACCGCACAGACTCAAGAAGCACATGTTGCGTCACGAAGGCGTCCGGAACCACGTCTGTCCATACTGCGGAGCGGCGAAGATTACCAAAGGCGAGTTGACCTCGCACATAAAAAACATTCACCCGAGGGAGCGGGAGTTGGCGAACGATATCTATCATGTGGCGTTCGGCAGACAACTGGCGGATGCAATTACAACCAGTAATGACGAAAGTGGCGCCGCGGAGGCGAGTTCGAAGAagtcgaaaagtgagaaatcgtGGATGCGCAATGAGAGGAAGATCAATCGGAACAATGGCAAAGCGTACGTTCGGAAGGATAACGTGGTCGTCGAGGGGAAATCCTTTCAGGAGAACTTTGACTGCGGTTGTCCGAAACAGTGCAAGGCTAATTTTGAGAGCGAAGCGATCCTGCAGCAGTTTTTCTCGTCCTTCTGGAATCTCGGTGACTGGCAGAAGCAGAATGCCGTTGTTGCGGATCAGGTAAGGGGGGTGGATGTCAATCGGCACCGTCCGAGATCGGAAACCAATCCTCGGACGGAACGAACGCTTCAATTTCAGTACTTTATACCGTGCAAGCAGGAGAACGTGCGGGTTTGCCAGAGGTACTTCTTGGGAATTCTGCAGATCAGTGCCGGCCGGCTGTACAAGTGTTTGGGTAGGAAGAGTCCGAATAAAAAGCGGAAGGTGAGTGGGTAGAGGAGTGGCGAGTTATTTGCGATGACATTCAGCAATTATTGAGGGGACAAAAAAGTTTTCGTGAATCACGTGAAGGAAGGGTTATCGCTTTCAATAAAGTAAAAGCTCCAACCAAAAACGATCTCCCAATGTCTTCTGATTTTATATTTGGGTTTTTTCGAATATGGTacatttgtgaattctcatctgCATTCTACCTGGCATTACTTTCTtacgattttaaaattttccaactTGAACTTGAATCTTTCCCgctctacgaaaaaaaaaacagtgggAGTGGCATATTTGGGTATGTCCATGTCACGTGCAACAAAGCAACCTATAATATATAATGTTCATCAAAGCAATCATGTTTAAAATCtatataggggaaaagacggctttggcaggttttgttctattattggcagggggtttttgtcgaccgaattttatgaaatttggccacaatattctttgatatgcaaagaatatttaggccaaatttgagcataatcagtcataaaaaaacccctgtcaataatagaacaaaacctataACTCATtcttaaaatgaatttctgtctgtctgaaccttatagactcggaaactactgaaccgatcggcgtgaaaatttgtatgcagaagtttttgggaccggggaaggttcttaagatgattcgagacccctccccctttggaaaggggggctcccatacaaatgaaacactaatttcttcataactcgagaactaatcagagcagtggcgccgggagtgggtgggacaggtaggacatgtcctacgcatgaattttcctgggtaggacagtcaaagcattgtccaaCCCATGATTGTGGTAGGACATATGAAGTCATTGGCAAGAATTTGTGTGTTAGCGGGCTTGGTaatcatatggctactgcttctgcctcatacgcaggaggtcgtgggttcaatcccaggtccgctccattctcctactttgtatctttctctatatttctcatgttctagcaatcgctaaaactggaaatggacttccataccgtttccatcttaattcctataccttcaacttgaatattctaacagtaatctgctagaattggaaatgaactataaagcgcgtttccaaacatccaattagaaattccatcagttactttctcctatctatcacattggcagctcgttaaccaagacggatctctgcctctcgaacctaacccaaaaattccaacaaattccgcatgaactcgtggcaagtgcagaggtatatattcggcttgcagtgaacgagtgattgcatcatcatttcctcccccttccctacattgacttgcattctgacgtggcaggcgccagtatgatctaacaaatgagatcaccagtacttgtacattgaagatgtgaactagtcccaagcaaacatctgttggttccctgtgcaagaacagctgatctggtcataatggagtagcaactacgagcagtcaatcaagctcaagctcaagaaattttatcaaattatatCGAGCTGCAAGAACTTTTCAAGTTCTAATTATTTTTAGAATTGATTATATTGCAAGTATAACTTTTCTattttgaaatggatttcatatcaACGTGGTACAGTACTGCTTTCAGCAGCAGTATAGGTAAGATTTGCATCGATTTCTCAATACCAGAACTGTTGCCCAAATGGGAGACATGATCGCTGGTCTAGCGGCTATCTTTTCTGCCTATGAGCAGGAAATTATGGGTTCGACCACAAGCTCGGCCTTTCCTATTCtgccttagttctttctgtgtttcacgttctacaaAAACGATTCCTACCGTTACAACTTTCACACTAAcagttccaaaacctcccgtggcaccgatGGGAAgacgtagagttctctgctccTTTATTAAGTATAGTTGTCCCAGCTAACCATTCTTTTCCCTCCAGCATTCACAAAAACtgggccaggacagatctcgactgttgaagagtgccttgcttccagtgatcagtccaaaattattatttgtgtTAATGGATGTATGTGACACAATAGTCTTGTAACGCCTGAGAATCGCTTAATGCTACTACTAATACCAGAACTGTTGCCCGAATCGGtatttcctatttgtcctacccacaactcggaacgtggatgcgcctctgaatcagagaataaatcaattttaggcgaaacgaagttcgtcgggtctgctagtgttcaataaaataaaatagtcATTGAAACAAACCAGACGGTTTTTTATGTTGGCTGACAACCtgcaacaggttatgggcctaCGCGGATAATTTTCAAGAAAccgaattttctgaagaacaaAATGGACGGAAGCCGATTCAGTCTGCAAAAGCTGAACAACGCCAATTACCCAAGCTGGCGCTTCAAGGTAGAACTTTTGCTGGTCCGGGAAGAACTGTGGCGCTACGTGACACCAGGTTAGAAACCGGCAACAGAAGAGGATGCAGTTTGAGCCGCTGGAGACGCCAAGGCCAGGGCGACCATCGGGTTGTTAATCGAGGACAATCAACACGCGTTGATCCGGTCGTCGAATACCGCGAAGGAAGCTTGGACGGCGCTTCAAAACCACCACCAGAAGGTCAGTTTTATTTCAAAGTTCTCGTTGCTGAAGCGAATCTGCGACAAACGTTTCTCGGAAGGAGAGGACATGGCGGAGCACATCTTTGGCATGGAGTAGCCTCGCGAACGCCGGACAGAAACTGGAGGAAAATCTCATGGTCGCGATGATCCTGAGAAGCCTGCCAAGCTCGTTCGACACCCTGACTACCGCACTCGAAAGCCGTTCGGACGACGAACTCACCCTGGAGCTTGTCAAGCGGAAACTTCTGAACAAAGCATCAAAGAAGCAAGGATCCGGATCGGATTCCGCGATGAAAGTCGAACCAGGGAAGAAGAAGGTGGGCCACATTCAGAAGGAGTGCCGTCAGTATCAACGGGATAACGAGAAGGAAGTAAAGTTGGGTAAAACGGGGAAGCCTACACCGAAACAGGAGAGCACCGTGTCGTTTGCATTTCTGACGCTGGCCTGCGGAAGCAAAACTGAAAACGGAACAAAGCCTTGGATCGTGGACTCGGGCGCGACAAGCCATACCGTCGCGAGCCGAGATTTCTTCCGAAAACTGCACGAGAGCGAAGTCAAGCACGTCACGTTGACCGACGGGAAGAAAGCAATTGTGGAAGGAGAAGGTCCTGGCGTGATCCAGTGCTACGACGACAAGGGTAAGCAAACCAAGATGAGATTGTCCAAAGTGCTGTACACACCCACGTTGGCGATGAACCTTTTGTCCGTTCCGTCGTTGGTGCGGAAAAACGCAACTATTATTTTCGACAACAACGGTTGCCGGGTGATGCATGGAAACCAAACCGGAAACCTGGCTGACGGAAACCATCCGAAGGGCTGCAAGCATGAGTGTCATCGCAAGTTTGGACACCGTGATCCCAATGCGATCGACGGATTAAAGATCAGTCAATACGATGTGAATGAAGCCTGCGAATGTTGCTGCCAGGGTAAAAGCACGCCTTTCCCCAAAGAGTCGAAATCCCGTTCGGAGGCGCCCCTAGATCTCGTGCACACGGACGTGTGCGGACCGGTGGAAGTACCATCAGTGACCATTATCGACGATTTTTCGAGGTTCTGTGTGTTGTACTTGCTGAAGAAGAAGTCAGAAGTGCCGGACAAGATCATCGAGTTCGTGGAGGCGGTCAAGACCCAATTTGGTCGTAAACCAAAGGTGGTGCGATCCGATCAAGGAGGAGAGTACACCAGTGAACGACGTCGCTCGTTTTAGCGACGAGAAGGCATCAAGGCACTATTCACGGCGGTTTACAGTCCTCAACAGAACGGGGTTTCGAAGCGACGAACCCGCTACCTCATCGAGATGAGATGGTGCCTTCTATTCGACGCTGAACTGGAACCGTACTACTGGGCGGAAGCGCTGAACAT
The nucleotide sequence above comes from Armigeres subalbatus isolate Guangzhou_Male chromosome 3, GZ_Asu_2, whole genome shotgun sequence. Encoded proteins:
- the LOC134222626 gene encoding uncharacterized protein LOC134222626 encodes the protein MSLCRACGYGHTVNDARFENFEDHARIFFALTSIQLHDHEDPTLLQLCSDCVDKLTEFDRFRDVCVQVHYGLQVKTEPEHDALKQEEADKPEGHFTDEEMIYNEESSEMPFTSVLFVPSEDTVKNEYLSEEDEEEDKKPATNSPRKKMRAKYGSKKPPQKPIQHSCDQCAEVFQDRLLMVAHKRGHEGLAPFFCEPCEREFATLLDMKIHLAEQHTERKAWKCDQPGCEEHFASHQALRQHKLKTHDPNYTKPKPRVSICEACGDTFDSSQKLRRHRFAVHEPEEKPYACEICFLRFSLPHRLKKHMLRHEGVRNHVCPYCGAAKITKGELTSHIKNIHPRERELANDIYHVAFGRQLADAITTSNDESGAAEASSKKSKSEKSWMRNERKINRNNGKAYVRKDNVVVEGKSFQENFDCGCPKQCKANFESEAILQQFFSSFWNLGDWQKQNAVVADQVRGVDVNRHRPRSETNPRTERTLQFQYFIPCKQENVRVCQRYFLGILQISAGRLYKCLGRKSPNKKRKKLEENLMVAMILRSLPSSFDTLTTALESRSDDELTLELVKRKLLNKASKKQGSGSDSAMKVEPGKKKVGHIQKECRQYQRDNEKEVKLGKTGKPTPKQESTVSFAFLTLACGSKTENGTKPWIVDSGATSHTVASRDFFRKLHESEVKHVTLTDGKKAIVEGEGPGVIQCYDDKGKQTKMRLSKVLYTPTLAMNLLSVPSLVRKNATIIFDNNGCRVMHGNQTGNLADGNHPKGCKHECHRKFGHRDPNAIDGLKISQYDVNEACECCCQGKSTPFPKESKSRSEAPLDLVHTDVCGPVEVPSVTIIDDFSRFCVLYLLKKKSEVPDKIIEFVEAVKTQFGRKPKVVRSDQGGDPQQNGVSKRRTRYLIEMRWCLLFDAELEPYYWAEALNMTMNLQTFHHQDLLKSLRTSCGTTKSRTLATSNEHKAYRFLDKSTRLVYINRDAKFVGGEPEEPAENIQEENTIEFQLTLKPNVVNIPTSEFIGRDPNEDDEGDGYDTAISGTDEEFTNSDDEATENIEPPIELQRSTRSTSNSVAEPRSYSEAIQCPEKEAWQLEGRPTTMDLCRACGESGFDRPKEDGKGNRLYGIYYKLTGIQLTEVVNREGMTFCSSCIDDLNHFDKFRKKCLEVYERLKDVKVEAWQDDISVLVEVKIEDELPISKKRLKTEEESYEKDPVEQEEEDEKDKIEIKDDDIDEQDDADSDKDFDNADDDSYEDDDDDSVYDVKQRKTKSVEKASSKKKNQIKNKKAPKSKGRPRIHPVNPNKKPPMKFINCPKCPKKFFFEHRLEAHLRVHEGLKPFLCKLCGKSFITYRNIKTHHIQKHTDTKIAIPCGAPDCDAVFATKEGVKRHRQRVHDPNYEIPEPIAFICDTCGNSYTTKAGLVRHQYAHNPEDMPFPCSFCPKKFSTKPKLYIHTKRHQGILDFECPHCGLKKPSKYEVRQHIKNVHEKHKRTEPIICTACQTVFSSQAGLKRHIDVVHLKIKKFSCTVCGFMFSQKDHLNRHMKSHKRQGDIASLPSETPLNVPTDE